In Armatimonadota bacterium, a single genomic region encodes these proteins:
- a CDS encoding DnaJ domain-containing protein, with amino-acid sequence MTTSAPTYYDILGVGPVADSETIRRAYRRLAQKHHPDVSDSPDAHENMARINEAFETLTDKIRREEYDALLAGGSQEPEHATPQTPVMVRLIKRLHGHKTPVYALAFAPDSGQLMSVGFDNELIWWAEEGETTRQTKLESGAVSTLRAFSGGRVMAAGSTESHVNVWRLDGEEVKNWKGVQEEWVSCVAISGDGSSIAAGSVHAQLRVCDSATGAAMYTLRSADASVTAVAFSSDGRLLAGGTADARVTIREAKTGRWVRTIERLRSMVTAIAFSADSEYLAVAGVDLSIRVFELSTGNLLKMVYGHSKPIEALAFHPNGWLFASGSRDGTIGLWNAAKGIGSVRIEASSRPISCVAFNSDGSRLAASGQDKLVRLFEITAKS; translated from the coding sequence TTGACCACCTCCGCACCAACCTATTACGATATCCTGGGTGTGGGGCCTGTTGCCGATTCCGAAACGATTCGTCGTGCGTATCGACGGCTTGCCCAGAAGCACCACCCGGACGTGAGCGACTCTCCAGACGCTCACGAAAACATGGCGCGGATCAACGAGGCGTTTGAGACCCTCACGGACAAGATACGGCGGGAAGAGTACGACGCGCTCCTTGCGGGTGGAAGCCAAGAACCCGAGCATGCTACGCCGCAGACGCCGGTCATGGTGCGCCTGATCAAGCGGCTCCACGGCCACAAAACGCCGGTCTACGCCTTGGCATTTGCGCCGGACAGCGGACAGCTGATGTCAGTCGGCTTCGACAACGAACTGATTTGGTGGGCGGAAGAAGGCGAGACCACGCGACAAACAAAACTAGAGAGCGGTGCAGTTTCGACTTTGCGCGCTTTCTCAGGCGGACGGGTCATGGCGGCGGGTTCTACCGAGAGCCACGTCAACGTGTGGCGGCTCGACGGCGAAGAAGTGAAGAACTGGAAGGGCGTTCAAGAAGAGTGGGTAAGTTGCGTAGCCATCTCGGGAGATGGCTCGTCGATTGCCGCCGGTTCGGTTCACGCTCAGCTTCGTGTGTGCGACTCCGCCACCGGGGCGGCGATGTACACCCTCCGAAGCGCGGATGCCAGCGTGACGGCAGTTGCCTTTAGTTCCGACGGTCGGCTACTTGCCGGAGGAACGGCAGATGCCCGAGTCACGATTCGAGAAGCCAAAACAGGGCGGTGGGTTCGGACGATTGAGCGGCTCCGGTCGATGGTCACCGCAATTGCCTTCAGTGCCGACAGCGAGTACCTCGCCGTCGCCGGAGTTGACCTCAGCATTCGCGTCTTTGAACTTTCGACAGGGAATTTGCTAAAGATGGTCTACGGGCACTCGAAACCCATAGAAGCCCTAGCATTTCACCCGAACGGCTGGCTCTTTGCTTCGGGCTCGCGGGACGGAACGATTGGGCTTTGGAATGCAGCAAAGGGGATCGGGAGTGTACGGATCGAGGCTTCTTCGAGGCCGATTTCTTGCGTTGCGTTTAACTCCGATGGTTCGCGCCTAGCAGCAAGTGGACAAGACAAGCTCGTCCGCCTGTTCGAGATTACGGCGAAAAGCTGA
- a CDS encoding deoxyribonuclease IV, whose product MPAQLLGAHTPIKNGLGGALREGHRIGCTAVQVFTKSPQLWKAKEISVEMVADFKAAQAETGITEVVVHDSYLINMASAAEEGREKSIQGLTDELNRCARYGIRFCNSHMGAHVGQGVEEGLRLLVAGAKRVLADSDPSVMLLMETTAGSGSSLGSTFEELQAVLDGLHGDARVGVCVDTCHIFAAGYDLRTAETYEATWVKFADVIGFDRLKAVHCNDSLKPFGSRKDRHAQLSEGEIGETPFRMMVNDERFRRIPILLETPIENDGHERDLAKLKSYIT is encoded by the coding sequence ATGCCAGCACAACTTCTAGGTGCCCACACCCCAATCAAAAACGGCCTCGGAGGGGCTCTGCGCGAAGGTCACCGCATTGGTTGTACGGCGGTGCAGGTGTTCACCAAGAGTCCGCAGCTTTGGAAGGCGAAGGAGATTTCGGTGGAGATGGTGGCGGATTTTAAGGCGGCTCAAGCGGAGACGGGGATCACGGAGGTTGTCGTGCACGACTCGTACCTGATTAACATGGCTTCGGCGGCAGAAGAAGGACGGGAGAAGTCGATTCAGGGGTTGACGGATGAACTGAATCGATGCGCCCGGTACGGGATTCGCTTTTGCAATTCGCACATGGGCGCGCACGTTGGGCAAGGGGTTGAGGAAGGTCTTCGGCTGTTGGTGGCAGGTGCCAAACGGGTTTTGGCGGATTCCGATCCCTCTGTCATGCTTCTGATGGAAACCACGGCGGGCTCAGGGTCCTCCTTGGGTTCTACATTTGAGGAGTTACAGGCGGTCTTGGACGGTCTTCACGGCGATGCGCGGGTTGGGGTTTGTGTGGATACTTGCCACATCTTCGCAGCTGGTTATGATTTGCGAACGGCAGAGACCTATGAGGCGACTTGGGTGAAGTTCGCGGATGTGATCGGTTTTGATCGGCTGAAAGCAGTCCACTGCAATGATTCACTAAAGCCGTTCGGCTCGCGAAAGGATCGCCACGCACAGCTCTCAGAAGGCGAAATCGGCGAAACGCCGTTTCGCATGATGGTCAACGACGAGCGTTTCCGCCGAATTCCGATCTTGTTAGAAACTCCGATCGAGAACGACGGGCACGAGCGGGATTTGGCGAAGCTGAAGAGCTATATCACCTGA